Proteins from a genomic interval of Rhodothermus marinus:
- a CDS encoding ADP-ribosylglycohydrolase family protein, translated as MTEDRMLGALMGTAVGDALGMPVEGLSHTNVRTYYKGIKQYEPDRHRRDLAAGQWTDDTQFTFALTEALTDWLRATDHPDRFDAALGERLAAAYVALLPEARRWGPTSRAAVERLAAGTPWTEAGDAAHPSNGAAMRAAPLGVWWAALEVPFAQALTFIRVVLQVTHRHPTALVAGIGQAFAVAEVLRTPPEAFDPPTFWNRLLEAVRQAEAELGDASAACSQRLALLTDHLRDFPLDLQDLCHGTSARADESWPFAVAMFARNPDLLEATLLSAINVGGDADTVGAMVGALLGARHGWQAFPEAWRRELEAADRLETTARAFLRALQTARMEPH; from the coding sequence ATGACCGAAGATCGCATGCTCGGGGCCCTGATGGGCACGGCCGTGGGCGACGCGCTGGGCATGCCCGTCGAGGGCCTCAGCCACACGAACGTCCGCACCTACTACAAAGGGATCAAGCAGTACGAGCCGGACCGGCACCGCCGCGATCTGGCGGCCGGTCAGTGGACCGACGACACGCAGTTCACCTTCGCGCTGACCGAAGCGCTGACCGACTGGCTGCGGGCGACCGATCATCCCGACCGCTTCGACGCGGCACTCGGCGAGCGGCTGGCCGCCGCCTACGTGGCGCTGCTGCCCGAAGCCCGGCGCTGGGGGCCGACGAGCCGGGCGGCCGTCGAGCGCCTGGCCGCGGGCACGCCCTGGACCGAAGCGGGCGACGCTGCCCATCCGTCCAACGGCGCCGCCATGCGGGCCGCTCCGCTGGGCGTCTGGTGGGCGGCGCTCGAGGTGCCCTTTGCGCAGGCGCTGACGTTCATCCGGGTCGTGCTGCAGGTCACGCACCGCCACCCCACCGCGCTGGTGGCCGGCATCGGACAGGCCTTCGCCGTGGCCGAGGTGCTGCGCACGCCGCCGGAAGCGTTCGACCCGCCGACTTTCTGGAACCGCCTTCTCGAAGCCGTCCGGCAGGCCGAGGCCGAACTCGGCGATGCGTCGGCCGCCTGCTCGCAACGGTTGGCGTTGCTGACCGATCACCTGCGCGATTTTCCGCTGGACCTGCAGGATCTCTGCCACGGCACGAGCGCCCGGGCCGACGAGAGCTGGCCCTTCGCCGTGGCGATGTTCGCCCGCAACCCCGACCTGCTCGAAGCCACGCTGCTGTCGGCCATCAACGTCGGGGGCGACGCCGACACCGTGGGGGCCATGGTGGGCGCCCTGCTCGGCGCCCGGCACGGCTGGCAGGCCTTTCCCGAAGCCTGGCGCCGCGAGCTGGAAGCCGCCGATCGCCTCGAAACCACCGCACGCGCCTTCCTTCGGGCCCTGCAGACCGCCAGAATGGAACCGCACTGA
- a CDS encoding CcmD family protein, with protein MKLQALTDTTGIATPYDTIWATAAVPTKPPQGIERVMLAEDKLYVVLAVVLIIWFGLILFIFRTDRKLDRLERTLQERLPEANTGLSS; from the coding sequence ATGAAGTTGCAGGCGCTGACCGACACGACGGGCATTGCCACGCCCTACGATACGATCTGGGCCACGGCGGCCGTTCCCACGAAGCCCCCGCAGGGCATCGAGCGCGTCATGCTGGCCGAAGACAAGCTCTACGTGGTGCTGGCCGTCGTGCTGATCATCTGGTTCGGATTGATTTTGTTCATTTTCCGCACGGATCGGAAACTTGACCGCCTGGAACGCACGTTGCAGGAACGTCTCCCGGAAGCCAACACGGGGTTGTCGTCATGA
- a CDS encoding putative toxin-antitoxin system toxin component, PIN family, whose translation MKVFLDTNVLVSALATRGLCADLVRLVLTRHELIVAEVVLEELRRVLREKFDVSEEAVQKVEALLRGYTVVSAPEALPDLPLDANDRRVLAAAIAGDADVLVTGDRELLDLAGLVERPRILDPRGFWDLLHASEGSAEV comes from the coding sequence GTGAAAGTCTTCCTCGACACAAACGTACTGGTCAGCGCGCTGGCAACCCGGGGACTATGCGCCGACCTGGTGCGTCTGGTACTTACCCGACACGAACTGATCGTGGCAGAGGTCGTGCTTGAAGAATTGCGGCGCGTGCTGCGGGAGAAGTTCGACGTTTCAGAAGAAGCGGTGCAAAAGGTCGAGGCATTGCTTCGGGGCTATACGGTGGTCTCCGCGCCGGAAGCATTGCCGGACCTGCCGCTGGATGCAAACGACCGCAGGGTGCTGGCAGCAGCGATTGCGGGGGATGCCGATGTGCTGGTGACCGGAGATCGTGAGCTGCTTGATCTCGCTGGCCTTGTAGAGCGACCTCGTATTCTTGACCCTCGAGGCTTCTGGGATCTACTGCATGCCTCGGAAGGGTCGGCAGAGGTTTGA
- a CDS encoding heme exporter protein CcmB, whose product MKAWLRGFWAVFEKDIKLELRARYAINMLLLFALGALVVMAFAVGSTPLSARVQAALLWTVLLFAAAVGLGRAFISEEERGTMLLLQLNLRPGAVYAGKLLVNFALLLALNLVAVGAFAVLLRVQVAWPGLLALTLVLGSIGLAGATTLLSALIARAAGGRGALLPVLLFPVLVPLLLSAVEATRSALLVAEGWAAATDELLTLVGFGGAVITAAVLLFDYIWLD is encoded by the coding sequence ATGAAGGCCTGGCTGCGCGGATTCTGGGCCGTCTTCGAAAAGGACATCAAGCTGGAACTGCGGGCCCGCTACGCGATCAACATGCTGCTGCTGTTCGCGCTGGGGGCGCTCGTGGTGATGGCGTTTGCGGTGGGGTCGACGCCGCTGAGTGCGCGTGTGCAGGCGGCCCTGCTGTGGACGGTGCTGCTGTTCGCCGCGGCGGTCGGCCTGGGCCGGGCCTTCATCAGCGAGGAGGAGCGGGGCACGATGCTTTTGCTCCAGCTCAACCTGCGGCCAGGTGCCGTCTATGCCGGCAAGCTGCTGGTGAACTTCGCGTTGCTGCTGGCGCTGAACCTGGTGGCGGTGGGGGCGTTTGCCGTGTTGCTGCGGGTGCAGGTGGCCTGGCCGGGCCTGCTGGCCCTGACGCTCGTGCTGGGGTCGATCGGGCTGGCGGGTGCCACCACGCTGCTGAGCGCCCTGATCGCGCGGGCGGCCGGCGGCCGCGGGGCCCTGTTGCCCGTGCTGCTGTTTCCGGTGCTCGTGCCGCTGCTGCTGTCGGCCGTCGAGGCCACACGCAGCGCGCTGCTGGTGGCCGAGGGCTGGGCGGCGGCCACCGACGAACTGCTGACGCTCGTGGGCTTCGGCGGGGCCGTCATCACGGCGGCCGTACTTCTGTTCGATTACATCTGGCTGGACTGA
- a CDS encoding cytochrome c maturation protein CcmE yields the protein MNKRLMKTMVGVVLLGGFFALVMMSFGEKVGGYMNFEEAAASGSEAHVVGQWVRERPVRYDPARNVFTFYMRDAAGTVRRVEYPNPKPANFEDAEQLVVMGRMQGDVFHAREILMKCPSKYNDMRALQQPSRPPSDAARMPAMPNE from the coding sequence ATGAATAAGCGGTTGATGAAAACGATGGTCGGCGTCGTCCTGCTGGGCGGCTTTTTCGCCCTGGTGATGATGAGCTTTGGTGAAAAGGTGGGCGGGTACATGAATTTTGAGGAGGCGGCCGCCAGCGGGTCCGAGGCACACGTGGTGGGCCAGTGGGTGCGCGAGCGGCCCGTGCGCTACGATCCGGCGCGGAACGTGTTCACGTTCTACATGCGGGATGCGGCGGGCACGGTGCGGCGCGTCGAGTATCCGAATCCCAAGCCGGCCAACTTCGAGGATGCCGAACAACTCGTGGTGATGGGGCGCATGCAGGGCGACGTGTTCCATGCCCGCGAGATCCTGATGAAATGCCCCTCGAAGTACAACGACATGCGGGCTTTGCAGCAGCCGTCCCGGCCGCCTTCGGACGCCGCCCGCATGCCGGCCATGCCCAACGAATAA
- a CDS encoding c-type cytochrome — MARTFRVLGIGLGLMVGLVVLWIGVVYLISGRHLQQEYTLHAVNLTVADDSATLARGRHVATIRGCMDCHGVDFGGQIFIDDPMLGRFAGPNLTRGGRGAVLTVADWERAVRHGVRSDGRPLRFMPAIEYNQLSDEDLTALIAYVRHLSPVDRSDVPIRIGPLGRMLHLTGNLPLLLTARLIDHDAPHRPAPPYGPTAEYGAYLATSCAGCHGPGFSGGPIPGVPPEWPLASNLTPDPETGLGTWSESDFMRALRDGTRPDGSALDARYMPVRFTSQMTDVEIRALWAFLQTLPSTPEGNH, encoded by the coding sequence ATGGCAAGGACCTTTCGCGTGCTGGGCATCGGCCTCGGGCTGATGGTGGGACTGGTGGTGCTCTGGATCGGCGTTGTCTACCTCATTTCCGGCCGCCATCTGCAACAGGAGTACACGCTCCACGCCGTCAACCTGACGGTGGCCGACGACTCTGCCACGCTGGCGCGCGGTCGCCACGTGGCCACGATCCGGGGTTGCATGGACTGTCACGGCGTGGACTTCGGCGGCCAGATCTTCATCGACGATCCGATGCTCGGCCGCTTTGCCGGCCCCAACCTGACCCGCGGCGGACGGGGTGCTGTGCTGACCGTGGCCGACTGGGAGCGGGCCGTCCGCCATGGCGTACGGAGCGACGGCCGTCCCCTGCGCTTCATGCCGGCCATCGAGTACAACCAGCTCAGCGACGAAGATCTGACGGCGCTGATCGCCTACGTACGCCACCTGTCGCCGGTGGACCGCTCCGATGTGCCGATCCGAATCGGTCCCCTGGGCCGCATGCTGCACCTGACGGGCAACCTGCCGCTGTTGCTCACCGCCCGGCTGATCGATCACGACGCTCCGCACCGGCCAGCCCCACCCTATGGCCCCACGGCCGAATATGGCGCCTATCTGGCCACTTCATGCGCCGGGTGTCACGGACCGGGCTTCAGCGGCGGCCCCATCCCCGGCGTCCCGCCCGAATGGCCTCTGGCCTCCAACCTGACGCCCGACCCGGAAACCGGCCTGGGGACCTGGAGCGAATCCGACTTCATGCGCGCCCTCCGCGACGGCACACGTCCCGACGGTTCGGCCCTCGATGCCCGGTACATGCCCGTACGGTTTACCTCCCAGATGACCGACGTCGAAATCCGGGCACTCTGGGCCTTCCTCCAGACCCTGCCCTCGACGCCGGAGGGAAATCACTGA
- a CDS encoding RNA polymerase sigma factor — protein MTDATLGLLLLLARQGAVGVLDDTELARRIRNGDQQAFRMFFERYHAFLLHYLERMGVAPEVAEDLVQQAFLAIWERRAQIDPNRSLRAFLFRIGHNRALNHFRNTRRLNSDEALPELSDPSPGADRQTDVALLRARLEEAIARLPERRRAVFELCFLQDLTYREAAEVLGISPKTVENQMTQALRQLRTALADFR, from the coding sequence ATGACGGACGCAACGCTCGGACTGTTACTGCTGCTGGCCCGACAGGGCGCCGTCGGCGTGCTCGACGACACCGAACTGGCCCGGCGCATCCGAAATGGAGACCAGCAGGCGTTCCGCATGTTTTTCGAACGCTATCATGCGTTTCTGCTGCACTACCTGGAGCGGATGGGCGTCGCACCGGAAGTGGCCGAAGACCTGGTGCAGCAGGCGTTTCTGGCCATCTGGGAGCGTCGGGCGCAGATCGATCCGAATCGCTCGCTCCGGGCGTTTCTGTTTCGAATCGGGCACAACCGGGCGCTGAACCACTTCCGGAACACGCGCCGGCTGAATTCGGACGAAGCATTGCCGGAGCTGTCGGATCCCTCGCCGGGAGCGGACCGTCAGACCGACGTCGCGTTGCTCCGGGCGCGGCTCGAGGAAGCGATCGCCCGGCTTCCTGAACGCCGCCGCGCCGTCTTCGAACTGTGTTTTCTGCAGGACCTGACCTATCGGGAGGCGGCCGAAGTGCTGGGCATCAGTCCCAAGACCGTGGAGAACCAGATGACCCAGGCGCTCCGCCAGCTCCGGACCGCCCTGGCTGATTTCCGATAA
- a CDS encoding CopG family ribbon-helix-helix protein translates to MSTVLTFRIDEELAQKLQEASEWSGRRRSDIVREALRRYLALLEFEALRSRILPEAEKRGYLTDDDVFAEVS, encoded by the coding sequence ATGAGCACCGTCCTGACATTCCGCATTGACGAGGAACTGGCGCAGAAGCTCCAGGAGGCCAGCGAATGGTCCGGACGTCGGCGCAGCGATATTGTGCGCGAGGCGCTCCGGCGTTACCTGGCCTTGCTTGAGTTCGAGGCGCTCCGCAGCCGGATTCTTCCAGAGGCAGAAAAGCGCGGCTATCTGACCGACGATGATGTTTTTGCCGAGGTGTCGTGA
- a CDS encoding VPS10 domain-containing protein: MRYGLLLLLAFLLLPEPGVWAQRQTPQPPHGYDPALFDTLHFRMIGPFRGGRSTAVTGVRGQPLVHYFGGTGGGVWKSTDGGQSWQNISDGYFGGSIGAIAVSEWDPNVIYVGGGEESIRGNVSHGYGMWKSTDAGKTWTFIGLPDSRHIGDIVIHPRNPDLVYVAVMGHAFGPNRERGVYRSKDGGKTWEQVLFVNEDAGAVDLAMDPTNPRILYATFWRFRRTPYSFESGGEGSSLWKSTDGGDTWVELTHNPGMPEPPIGKIGITVSADPNRLYAIVEAREGGVFRSDDGGKTWRRVNDDRNLRQRAWYYSHIVADPKDPDVVYVLNVGFWKSKDGGRTFTRIRTPHGDHHDLWIDPDNPQHMIIADDGGAQVTYDGGENWTTYYNQPTAQFYRVTTDNVFPYRIYGAQQDNSTVRIYSRSDGPGISERDWEPTAGGESGWLAPDPKDPEIVYGGSYGGYLERYDHRTRQSRRVDIWPDNPMGHGARDLKYRFQWNFPIMFSRHDPNVLYAAANVLFKTTNEGQSWEQISPDLTRNDTTKMGPSGGPITKDNTSVEYYGTIFALAESVHEPGVIWTGSDDGLIYLTRDGGKTWQNVTPPPSIMPEWIQINSIEPDPFNPGGLYVAATMYKWDDFRPYLYKTKDYGRTWQKITNGIAENHFTRVIRADPERPGLLYAGTESGLYISFDDGEHWQPFQLNLPIVPITDLAVKGTDLIVATQGRSFWVLDHLEVLRQLTPELARQDVILFKPKDTYRLRGGTFGDPPPGMGENPPPGVEIFFYLKEKPDTATVVKLEILEEDGDVIRTFATNAKERRDRLEVRAGSNRFVWDMRYPDAEGFEGLIMWAASLRGPLAPPGTYRVRLTVGDQVQEQTFRLLKDPRSTATDEDLQAQFAFLMEVRDRVSEVHRTIKHIREIRQDLREVIGRLPDDSTGAALRRQGRSIIQKLTQVEEALYQTKNRAPQDPLNFPIRLNNKLAALMGVVGTGDFRPTDQAVAVKNELVAQIDGWLARYREVIERELPAFNEAVLALRLPPVAVPAATE; encoded by the coding sequence ATGCGTTACGGTCTCCTGCTCCTGCTGGCGTTTCTGCTGTTGCCCGAGCCCGGCGTGTGGGCGCAGCGACAGACGCCGCAGCCGCCCCACGGCTACGATCCGGCCCTGTTCGACACGCTGCACTTTCGCATGATCGGCCCCTTCCGGGGCGGCCGCTCGACGGCCGTCACGGGCGTGCGCGGCCAGCCGCTCGTGCACTACTTCGGCGGAACGGGCGGCGGCGTCTGGAAAAGCACCGACGGCGGCCAGTCGTGGCAGAACATCTCGGACGGCTACTTCGGCGGCTCGATCGGCGCCATCGCCGTGAGCGAGTGGGACCCGAACGTGATCTACGTGGGCGGTGGGGAGGAGTCGATCCGCGGCAACGTCTCGCACGGCTACGGCATGTGGAAGTCGACCGACGCCGGCAAGACGTGGACGTTCATCGGGCTTCCCGATAGCCGCCATATCGGTGACATCGTGATCCATCCGCGCAATCCCGACCTGGTCTACGTGGCCGTCATGGGCCACGCCTTTGGACCGAACAGGGAGCGGGGCGTCTACCGGAGCAAAGACGGCGGTAAGACCTGGGAGCAGGTCCTGTTCGTAAACGAAGATGCGGGCGCGGTGGACCTGGCAATGGATCCGACGAACCCGCGCATCCTGTACGCCACATTCTGGCGCTTCCGGCGCACGCCCTACAGCTTCGAAAGCGGAGGTGAGGGCTCCAGCCTCTGGAAGAGCACCGACGGCGGCGACACCTGGGTGGAGCTGACGCACAACCCCGGCATGCCCGAGCCGCCCATCGGAAAGATCGGCATCACCGTATCGGCCGACCCGAACCGGCTCTATGCGATCGTCGAGGCGCGCGAGGGCGGCGTGTTTCGGTCCGACGACGGCGGCAAGACCTGGCGGCGCGTCAACGACGACCGCAATCTCCGCCAGCGGGCCTGGTACTACAGCCACATCGTGGCCGACCCGAAGGACCCGGACGTCGTCTACGTGCTGAACGTGGGCTTCTGGAAGTCGAAAGACGGCGGTCGCACCTTCACGCGCATCCGCACGCCGCACGGCGACCACCACGACCTGTGGATTGATCCGGACAACCCGCAGCACATGATCATCGCCGACGACGGCGGCGCCCAGGTGACCTACGACGGCGGCGAGAACTGGACCACCTACTACAACCAGCCCACGGCGCAGTTCTACCGCGTCACGACCGACAACGTCTTCCCCTACCGCATCTACGGGGCGCAGCAGGACAACTCGACCGTGCGCATCTACAGCCGCTCGGACGGCCCCGGCATCTCCGAACGCGACTGGGAGCCGACGGCCGGCGGCGAGAGCGGCTGGCTGGCCCCCGACCCCAAAGACCCCGAAATCGTCTACGGCGGCTCCTACGGCGGCTACCTGGAACGCTACGACCACCGCACGCGCCAGTCGCGCCGCGTGGACATCTGGCCCGACAACCCCATGGGCCACGGTGCCAGGGATCTGAAATATCGCTTCCAGTGGAACTTCCCCATCATGTTCTCGCGGCATGATCCCAACGTGCTCTACGCGGCCGCCAACGTGCTCTTCAAAACCACTAACGAGGGACAGAGCTGGGAGCAGATCAGCCCGGACCTGACCCGCAACGACACGACCAAGATGGGACCCTCGGGCGGACCCATTACGAAGGACAATACCAGCGTAGAGTACTACGGGACGATCTTCGCGCTGGCCGAGTCGGTTCATGAGCCCGGCGTGATCTGGACCGGCTCGGACGACGGACTCATCTACCTGACGCGCGACGGCGGCAAGACCTGGCAGAACGTGACGCCGCCCCCGTCGATCATGCCCGAGTGGATCCAGATCAACAGCATCGAACCCGATCCGTTCAACCCGGGCGGCCTCTACGTGGCGGCCACCATGTACAAGTGGGACGACTTCCGGCCCTATCTCTACAAGACCAAAGATTACGGCCGCACCTGGCAGAAAATCACCAACGGCATCGCCGAGAATCATTTCACGCGCGTCATCCGCGCCGATCCGGAGCGGCCGGGCCTGCTCTACGCCGGGACCGAGAGCGGCCTGTACATCTCCTTCGACGACGGGGAGCACTGGCAGCCGTTCCAGCTCAACCTGCCGATCGTGCCCATCACGGACCTGGCCGTCAAGGGCACCGACCTGATCGTGGCCACGCAGGGCCGGAGCTTCTGGGTGCTCGATCATCTGGAGGTGCTCCGCCAGCTCACGCCCGAACTGGCCCGCCAGGACGTGATCCTCTTCAAACCGAAAGACACCTACCGGTTGCGGGGCGGCACCTTCGGCGATCCGCCGCCGGGAATGGGCGAAAACCCGCCGCCCGGCGTGGAGATCTTTTTCTACCTGAAGGAAAAGCCCGACACGGCCACGGTTGTGAAGCTGGAGATTCTGGAAGAAGACGGCGACGTGATCCGCACGTTCGCCACCAACGCGAAGGAGCGGCGTGACCGGCTGGAAGTGCGGGCCGGCAGCAACAGGTTCGTCTGGGACATGCGCTACCCGGACGCCGAGGGTTTCGAAGGGCTGATCATGTGGGCGGCCAGCCTCCGGGGACCGCTGGCCCCGCCGGGCACCTATCGGGTGCGGCTCACGGTGGGCGATCAGGTGCAGGAGCAGACGTTCCGACTGCTCAAGGATCCCCGCAGCACGGCCACCGACGAGGACTTGCAGGCGCAGTTCGCCTTCCTGATGGAGGTGCGCGACAGGGTCTCGGAAGTGCACCGTACGATCAAGCACATCCGGGAAATCCGGCAGGACCTTCGGGAGGTGATCGGGCGGTTGCCGGACGACTCGACGGGCGCAGCGCTGCGCCGCCAGGGACGGTCCATCATCCAGAAGCTCACGCAGGTGGAAGAGGCGCTCTATCAGACGAAGAACCGGGCGCCGCAGGACCCGCTGAACTTCCCGATCCGGCTCAACAATAAGCTGGCCGCGCTGATGGGTGTGGTGGGCACGGGCGACTTCCGCCCCACGGATCAGGCCGTGGCTGTCAAAAACGAGCTGGTGGCGCAGATCGACGGCTGGCTGGCCCGCTACCGGGAAGTGATCGAACGCGAACTACCGGCCTTCAACGAAGCCGTACTGGCGCTGCGGTTGCCACCCGTGGCCGTGCCCGCCGCGACGGAATAA
- the typA gene encoding translational GTPase TypA, whose protein sequence is MSYPLRNIAIVAHVDHGKTTLVDAMLWQSGIFRANQEVQERVLDSLDLEREKGITIMAKNTAVWYNDVKINIVDTPGHADFGGEVERTLRMVDGIMLLVDAAEGPLPQTRFVLSKALALKLPAIVVINKIDRRDARPRQVLDEIYDLFIDLDATEDQLDFPVLYTVAKEGRCTHDPDAPLTDLRPLFEAILTHIPPPQGDPNAPLQMLVTHVQPDPYRGPLAIGRIVQGTLRNRQRVLLCHRDGRRTPASVTALFEFEGLQRVETDAAGPGAIVAVAGMQGIGLGESITDADDPHPLPPLHIDEPTLSMEFRVNDGPFAGREGQYVTSRHLRERLFKEAENNLALRVEETDSPDAFLVYGRGELQLAILIEQMRREGYEFTVGQPRVLTRRIDGQLHEPYERVLIDVPEEYMGVVVQKLGMRRGVLTKMINHGTGRVRLEFEIPARGLIGYRSEFLTDTKGTGLLNHLFDGYRPWAGPITHRATGALVADRPGRVTAYAMLNLQERGELFVEPGDEVYTGMIVGEHCREGDLEVNITREKKLTNMRSATAEGFEKLVPPRKLSLEEAIEFIREDELIEVTPKAIRLRKRYLDPHERKRHALRQQQEVA, encoded by the coding sequence ATGAGCTATCCCCTGCGCAATATCGCCATCGTGGCACACGTCGACCACGGCAAGACGACGCTGGTCGACGCCATGCTCTGGCAGAGCGGCATCTTCCGGGCCAATCAGGAGGTCCAGGAGCGCGTGCTCGACTCGCTCGATCTGGAACGCGAGAAGGGCATCACGATCATGGCCAAAAACACGGCCGTATGGTACAACGACGTCAAAATCAACATCGTGGACACGCCCGGCCATGCCGACTTTGGCGGCGAGGTCGAGCGCACGCTCCGCATGGTCGACGGCATCATGTTGCTGGTGGACGCGGCCGAAGGTCCCCTGCCCCAGACGCGCTTCGTGCTCTCCAAGGCGCTGGCCCTGAAGCTGCCGGCCATCGTGGTGATCAACAAGATCGACCGACGGGACGCCCGCCCGCGCCAGGTGCTCGACGAGATCTACGATCTGTTCATTGATCTCGACGCCACTGAAGACCAGCTCGACTTTCCCGTCCTGTACACCGTGGCCAAGGAAGGCCGTTGCACGCACGACCCCGACGCGCCGCTGACCGACCTGCGGCCGCTCTTCGAGGCCATCCTGACGCACATTCCGCCGCCTCAGGGCGATCCGAACGCTCCGCTGCAGATGCTGGTGACGCACGTCCAGCCCGACCCCTACCGCGGACCGCTCGCCATCGGCCGCATCGTACAGGGCACGCTGCGCAACCGCCAGCGCGTCCTGCTGTGCCATCGAGACGGCCGCCGCACGCCGGCCTCGGTGACAGCCCTGTTTGAATTCGAGGGATTGCAGCGCGTCGAAACCGACGCGGCCGGTCCGGGCGCCATCGTGGCCGTGGCGGGCATGCAGGGCATCGGTCTCGGTGAGTCGATCACCGACGCCGACGATCCGCATCCGCTGCCGCCGCTGCACATCGACGAGCCCACGCTCTCGATGGAGTTTCGCGTCAACGACGGTCCGTTCGCCGGCCGCGAGGGCCAGTACGTCACCTCCCGCCACCTGCGTGAGCGCCTCTTCAAAGAGGCTGAGAACAACCTGGCGCTGCGCGTCGAGGAGACCGACTCGCCCGACGCGTTCCTCGTCTATGGCCGTGGCGAGCTCCAGCTGGCGATTCTGATCGAGCAGATGCGCCGCGAGGGGTACGAGTTCACGGTGGGCCAGCCGCGTGTGCTCACGCGCCGCATCGACGGCCAGCTCCATGAGCCCTACGAGCGCGTGCTGATCGACGTACCCGAGGAATACATGGGCGTCGTCGTGCAGAAGCTGGGCATGCGTCGGGGTGTGCTCACGAAGATGATCAACCACGGCACAGGGCGCGTGCGGCTCGAATTCGAGATCCCCGCCCGCGGACTGATCGGCTACCGGAGCGAGTTTCTGACCGACACGAAAGGTACCGGCCTGCTCAACCACCTCTTCGACGGCTACCGCCCGTGGGCCGGACCCATCACGCACCGGGCCACCGGCGCGCTGGTGGCCGACCGTCCGGGCCGCGTGACGGCCTACGCCATGCTCAACCTGCAGGAGCGCGGCGAACTGTTCGTCGAACCCGGCGACGAGGTGTACACCGGCATGATCGTGGGCGAACACTGCCGCGAGGGCGACCTGGAGGTCAACATCACGCGCGAAAAGAAGCTCACGAACATGCGCTCGGCCACGGCCGAAGGATTCGAAAAGCTCGTGCCGCCCCGCAAGCTCTCGCTCGAAGAAGCCATCGAGTTCATCCGCGAAGACGAGCTGATCGAAGTCACCCCGAAGGCCATCCGCCTGCGCAAACGCTACCTCGACCCGCACGAGCGCAAGCGCCACGCCCTCCGCCAGCAGCAGGAAGTTGCCTGA
- a CDS encoding cytochrome c biogenesis protein, which translates to MAETADIVNLRRYRLIRNAVFVWLTLVVLGAFLLRIPRIHILEHTARNLYFHVPMWFTLMAAALVSAYHSLRYLQSGDPVRDLRAREAARVGIVFGLLGLATGIVWSRFTWYLGTSLWWNFDPKQSFVLIQLLIYGAYFVLRSAVEDPEKRGRVAAVYNLFAFVTMPFLLYVLPRQMESLHPGAEGNPAFSDITHPIMRLVFYPAVIGFIGLFWVLYTQRVRLALLERRLEMRKATMLEPES; encoded by the coding sequence ATGGCCGAAACGGCGGACATCGTGAACCTGCGGCGCTACCGGCTGATCCGGAACGCCGTCTTCGTGTGGCTGACGCTCGTCGTGCTGGGCGCCTTCCTGCTGCGCATTCCCCGCATTCACATCCTGGAGCACACGGCGCGCAACCTGTATTTTCACGTGCCGATGTGGTTCACGCTGATGGCCGCCGCGCTGGTATCGGCCTACCACTCGCTGCGCTATCTGCAATCGGGCGATCCCGTTCGAGATCTGCGGGCGCGGGAGGCGGCGCGGGTGGGCATCGTCTTCGGGTTGCTCGGACTGGCCACCGGGATCGTCTGGTCGCGCTTTACCTGGTATCTGGGCACGTCGCTCTGGTGGAATTTCGACCCGAAGCAGTCCTTCGTGCTGATCCAGCTGCTGATCTACGGCGCCTACTTTGTGCTGCGCAGCGCCGTCGAGGACCCCGAAAAGCGCGGGCGCGTGGCGGCCGTTTACAACCTGTTCGCCTTCGTCACGATGCCGTTTCTGCTGTACGTGCTGCCGCGCCAGATGGAAAGCCTGCATCCGGGCGCCGAGGGCAATCCGGCTTTCAGCGACATCACGCATCCGATCATGCGGCTGGTGTTCTATCCGGCCGTGATCGGGTTCATCGGGCTGTTCTGGGTGCTCTACACGCAACGGGTGCGGCTGGCCCTGCTGGAGCGGCGACTGGAAATGCGCAAAGCCACCATGCTGGAGCCAGAATCATGA